Proteins encoded within one genomic window of uncultured Sphingopyxis sp.:
- a CDS encoding aldose epimerase family protein — protein sequence MRVVSSRKKVARLLATCAALTATTVAPNAHAATAERSELGKLADGRTVETITLANEAGVKARIITYGATLQSLEAPDRTGAVADIVLGYDDLAGYVDKPNYFGVTVGRYANRIAGGRFALDGRSYQLPLNNGANSLHGGTRGFDKQLWTVASVESGPAASVTLTLTSPAGDQGYPGTLDVTVTYSLDRTGALTIDFGAKTDAPTIVNLTNHAIFNLAGEGAARGILGHRLTVAAQRYTPVNDALIPTGELKAVAGGVFDFTRGRTIGDGIRDGRDPQIVAGRGYDHNFVLDKGTTAKPELAARLEDPESGRVLEVLTTEPGLQVYTGNFLDGTLVGKRGHLYRMGDGIALEPQKFPDTPNQPAFGSARVDPGKPYHHRMIYRVSTTR from the coding sequence ATGCGCGTCGTCAGCAGCAGGAAGAAAGTGGCGAGATTGCTCGCGACATGCGCCGCCCTTACCGCGACGACCGTCGCGCCGAACGCCCATGCGGCGACCGCCGAGCGGTCCGAACTCGGCAAATTGGCGGACGGCCGGACGGTCGAGACGATCACGCTCGCCAATGAAGCGGGCGTGAAGGCGCGCATCATCACCTATGGCGCGACGCTTCAGTCGCTCGAGGCGCCCGATCGCACGGGCGCCGTCGCGGACATCGTCCTCGGCTATGACGACCTCGCGGGCTATGTCGACAAGCCCAATTATTTCGGCGTTACCGTCGGCCGCTATGCTAATCGTATCGCGGGCGGCCGCTTCGCGCTCGACGGCCGGTCCTACCAGCTTCCGCTCAACAATGGCGCCAACTCCCTCCACGGCGGCACGAGGGGCTTCGACAAGCAGTTGTGGACGGTCGCGTCGGTCGAGAGCGGACCGGCCGCCAGCGTCACGCTGACCTTGACCAGCCCCGCGGGCGACCAGGGCTATCCGGGAACGCTCGACGTCACCGTCACCTATTCGCTCGACCGGACAGGGGCGCTGACCATCGATTTCGGGGCGAAGACCGATGCGCCGACGATCGTCAATCTGACCAATCATGCGATTTTCAACCTCGCCGGCGAAGGCGCGGCGCGCGGCATCCTGGGTCACAGGCTGACCGTCGCGGCGCAGCGTTATACGCCGGTGAACGACGCGCTGATCCCGACGGGCGAGTTGAAAGCGGTCGCGGGCGGCGTGTTCGACTTCACGCGCGGGCGGACCATCGGCGACGGCATCCGCGACGGCCGCGATCCCCAGATCGTCGCCGGCCGCGGCTATGACCATAATTTCGTGCTCGACAAGGGGACGACCGCGAAGCCCGAGCTCGCCGCCCGGCTCGAAGACCCGGAGTCGGGCCGCGTGCTCGAAGTGCTGACCACCGAACCGGGGCTTCAAGTCTATACCGGCAACTTCCTCGACGGCACGCTCGTCGGCAAGCGCGGTCATCTTTACCGCATGGGCGACGGCATCGCGCTGGAACCGCAGAAATTCCCCGACACGCCCAACCAGCCCGCGTTCGGATCGGCGCGGGTCGATCCCGGCAAACCCTATCATCACCGCATGATCTATCGCGTCTCGACGACGCGCTGA
- a CDS encoding IlvD/Edd family dehydratase, with product MSDAPVPPKLRSRAWFANDENIDMTSLYLERYLNFGLSLDELRSGKPIIGIAQTGSDLSPCNRHHLVLAERVREGIREAGGIALEFPVHPIQETGKRPTAGLDRNLAYLGLVEALYGYPIDGVVLTTGCDKTTPACLMAAATVNLPAIALSVGPMLNGWHKGERTGSGTIVWKGRQMLAAGEIDEEGFIRLVASSAPSTGYCNTMGTATTMNSLAEALGMMLPGSAAIPAPYRDRQEAAYHSGKRIVEMVAEDLKPSDIMTREAFLNAIVVNSAIGGSTNAPIHLAAIARHIGVELTMDDWQEHGHKIPLLVNLQPAGEYLGEDYYRAGGVPAVVAQLIGQGLIHENAMTANGRTIGENCRGAEIEDEKVIRSYEQPLVADAGFIVLKGNLFDAAIMKTSVIGDEFRDRYLSNPDDPDAFEGPAMVFDGPEDYHRRIDDPALAITPDTLLFMRGAGPVGYPGAAEVVNMRPPAYLIREGIGALPCIGDGRQSGTSGSPSILNASPEAAAGGGLALLKTGDRVRIDLGRGTVDALIDAEELERRRQSLAEAGGFAYPASQTPWQEIQRRLVGQMDSGAILEGAEKYQRIAQTAGLPRDSH from the coding sequence ATGTCCGACGCCCCGGTTCCCCCGAAGCTGCGCAGCCGCGCCTGGTTCGCGAACGACGAGAATATCGACATGACGTCGCTCTATCTCGAACGCTATCTGAACTTCGGGCTCAGCCTCGACGAACTGCGCTCGGGCAAGCCGATCATCGGCATCGCGCAGACGGGATCGGACCTGTCGCCGTGCAACCGGCACCATCTGGTGCTGGCCGAACGCGTTCGCGAAGGCATTCGCGAAGCGGGCGGAATCGCGCTGGAATTCCCGGTCCATCCGATTCAGGAAACGGGAAAGCGTCCGACGGCGGGGCTCGACCGCAACCTCGCCTATCTGGGTCTTGTCGAAGCCTTATACGGCTATCCGATCGACGGCGTCGTGCTGACGACGGGATGCGACAAGACGACGCCCGCCTGCCTGATGGCGGCGGCAACGGTGAACCTGCCCGCCATTGCGCTGTCGGTCGGCCCGATGCTCAACGGCTGGCACAAGGGCGAACGGACCGGATCGGGCACGATCGTCTGGAAGGGCCGGCAGATGCTGGCGGCGGGAGAGATCGACGAGGAGGGCTTTATCAGGCTGGTCGCCTCGTCGGCGCCATCGACGGGCTATTGCAACACGATGGGCACCGCGACGACGATGAACTCGCTGGCCGAAGCGCTGGGCATGATGCTCCCCGGATCGGCCGCGATTCCGGCGCCCTACCGCGATCGCCAGGAAGCCGCCTATCACAGCGGCAAGCGCATCGTCGAAATGGTGGCCGAGGATCTGAAGCCGTCGGACATCATGACGCGCGAGGCGTTTCTGAATGCGATCGTCGTCAACAGCGCGATCGGCGGATCGACCAACGCCCCGATCCATCTGGCCGCCATCGCCCGGCATATCGGCGTCGAGCTGACGATGGACGATTGGCAGGAGCACGGGCACAAGATCCCGCTGCTCGTCAATCTGCAGCCCGCCGGCGAATATCTGGGTGAGGATTATTATCGCGCGGGCGGCGTGCCGGCGGTGGTCGCGCAGCTGATCGGCCAGGGACTGATCCACGAAAATGCGATGACCGCGAACGGCCGCACCATCGGCGAAAATTGCCGCGGCGCCGAGATCGAGGACGAAAAGGTCATTCGCAGCTATGAACAGCCGCTGGTTGCCGATGCCGGCTTCATCGTGCTCAAGGGCAATTTGTTCGACGCCGCGATCATGAAGACCAGCGTCATCGGCGACGAGTTTCGTGATCGCTATCTTTCGAATCCCGACGATCCCGACGCCTTTGAAGGGCCAGCGATGGTGTTCGACGGTCCCGAGGATTATCACCGCCGCATCGACGACCCCGCGCTCGCCATCACCCCCGACACCTTGCTCTTCATGCGCGGCGCCGGTCCGGTCGGCTATCCCGGCGCGGCCGAGGTCGTGAACATGCGCCCGCCCGCCTATCTGATCCGCGAAGGCATCGGCGCCCTGCCCTGTATCGGCGACGGCCGCCAGTCGGGCACGTCGGGTTCGCCGTCGATCCTGAACGCGTCGCCCGAAGCCGCGGCCGGCGGCGGTCTCGCGCTCCTTAAAACCGGCGACCGGGTCCGCATCGACCTCGGCCGCGGGACGGTCGATGCGCTGATCGATGCGGAGGAGCTGGAGCGGCGCCGGCAGAGCCTCGCGGAAGCGGGCGGCTTCGCCTATCCCGCGTCGCAGACGCCGTGGCAGGAGATCCAGCGCCGGCTGGTCGGGCAGATGGATAGCGGCGCCATCCTCGAGGGCGCCGAAAAATATCAGCGCATCGCCCAGACCGCCGGGCTGCCCCGCGACAGCCATTGA
- a CDS encoding FadR/GntR family transcriptional regulator, producing MKSFALKPVAGALIQQGNGKRLRGSLAQQLAVQILTGELPEGHMFPGEIEYAEQIGISRSALREAFRTLSAKGLVDSRPKAGTRVSPRRQWSLLDPDLLAWQFEAEPSLKFLHDLFELRMIVEPSAAELAAERRTEEQVQAMRGALDAMARHGLATEAGRLADQQFHMIMLEASRNDAVIALASSIMAAIAWTTIYKQRKRELPRDPIPDHRALFDAVAAGDPRAARAAMAELIRLALIDTEISLQPD from the coding sequence ATGAAGAGCTTTGCCCTCAAGCCCGTCGCGGGGGCGCTCATCCAGCAGGGCAATGGCAAGCGATTGCGGGGCTCGCTGGCGCAGCAATTGGCGGTCCAGATACTGACCGGCGAGCTGCCCGAAGGGCATATGTTTCCCGGCGAAATCGAATATGCCGAACAGATCGGCATTTCGCGTTCCGCGCTGCGCGAGGCTTTCCGCACCCTGTCGGCGAAAGGGCTGGTGGACAGCCGCCCCAAGGCGGGCACGCGGGTCAGCCCGCGGCGCCAGTGGAGCCTCCTCGACCCCGACCTGCTCGCCTGGCAGTTCGAGGCCGAACCGAGCCTGAAATTTCTTCACGACCTGTTCGAGCTCAGGATGATCGTCGAACCGAGCGCCGCCGAACTGGCGGCGGAACGCCGCACCGAGGAGCAGGTGCAGGCGATGCGTGGTGCGCTCGACGCGATGGCGCGCCACGGGCTGGCGACCGAAGCCGGGCGTCTCGCCGACCAGCAGTTCCACATGATCATGCTCGAGGCGAGCCGCAACGATGCGGTGATCGCGCTTGCCAGCTCGATCATGGCGGCGATCGCGTGGACCACCATCTACAAGCAGCGTAAGCGCGAACTGCCGCGCGACCCCATTCCCGACCACCGGGCCCTGTTCGACGCGGTCGCCGCGGGCGATCCGCGCGCCGCCCGGGCGGCGATGGCGGAACTCATCCGGCTCGCGCTGATCGATACGGAAATTTCCCTGCAGCCCGACTGA